TTCACCGGCACCAGCCCCGTGCCGATCGCCATGCCGTTCAGCAAGCTGCAGCACGTCGTCCAGCGGTTCCAGCGCCCGGCGGCGGTCGCGGaatgcttcttcaccttctccGGCGCGAGCATCAAGAAGCTCAAGGCGAGGGCTAACGACGAAATCGAaatggccggcggcgcaggTGCCATAATAATCTCCTCGCTCCAGGCGCTTCTCGCGCACCTCTGGCGTGCGGTGTGCCGAGCCCGGCTTGCCCGGCCGGAGCAGGAGACGAGCTACTCCATGCTCGTGGGATGCCGGGGCCGCGTGACCGGCATACCGGAGGACTATATGGGCAACGCCGTGACGTTCGGCAAGGCGAGATCGACGGCCGGCGAGATCATGGGCAacgggctgggctgggcggCGCTGCAGCTGAACCGCGTCGTGGCGTCCTTCGACGAGGCGTCCGTGCGGGAGTGGCTGGGCCGCTGGGCCGCGGATCCCCGGTTCGTGTACAACGGGGAGGTGTCGTCCGGAGGTACGGCGCTGGCGACGGGGAGCTCGCCGAGGTTCGACGTGTTCGGGAACGACTTTGGGTGGGGGAAGCCGGTCGCCGTGAGGAGCGGCTCAGGGAATAAGATCGACGGGAAGGCCACGGTGTTCCAGGGCCCCGAGGAGCAGGGAGAAGGGAGCATGTCGCTCGAGGTCTGCGTCGCGCCGGACGTGCTGGACAGGCTTGTCAACGACCTCGAGTTCATGGATGCTGTCAGCGTGCCAACCTAGATGATGAGATCGATCggaaactagctagctagggtgTTGGATTTTCTAAGCCTTTTATTAACCGCTTTTGCTAGGGTTCAATGATGGTATGGCCGTATGGGAAATAAGAATTTCGGAGTCGACGACGTGATCCGTCCGATCGACTTTCAGATTCATGCAGCTGCCTTTGTGTTTTTGTTCATGTGTTTTTAATATAGAAGATGGACGGTTAGATTCATGGACCGAGAAACTGCTATTTCTCAATCGACTCCGCCGTAGCCGAACCCTTtatttagctagctagcatggGGGCTCCAATGTGTTGGAACTGTTTCGAAGTAAAAATATATCTAGCCataaatatttatattttctgTTGAGGATAGTATTGTTGAGGGATGAAATATTGCTACCTCGATACCGTATGGTATTAGTAAGTGATTTGTTTATAGGCACATTTTTGAGGGACCGTGGAAGCTTCTGTTTCCTTCGAAGGCCTCCGGAAGAAGTTAATCGAGCTCTCAGTCGCAACCCTTCCGAGAGTACTGAAGAACTATATCAAGTCTTGTAAGAATACAAGAAAAGTGTACCTCAAGTAACTCCTTAGAGCACCCCCATTGATGAGAAGACCAAACCTTCTTCCAAAAAGAAGTGGAAAAGGAATCGTTCAATCGAGACAGCAAGATCTTCGCCGTAGAGAGACAATCAGCCACAAAGACCTTGCAGCCCAAAAAGAAGACTTTGCCAAAATGAGCAAGGAGCCGAGAAATGTTCATCCATAACTCTATGAGCCACACTAACACTGCTGAAGAGT
The Brachypodium distachyon strain Bd21 chromosome 2, Brachypodium_distachyon_v3.0, whole genome shotgun sequence genome window above contains:
- the LOC100832546 gene encoding uncharacterized acetyltransferase At3g50280 — protein: MGMNKHMEEAADPVRIVSRRTIQPRSPRAPEDIHLTPWDLCLLTIDYIQKGLLLPKPADPVDDLVDALASSLALALDRFYPLAGRLVVDHHHQVPDDDGKMSITVLLRCAGQGAELVHATAPGAAAMDIVGSVHTPSSLVWALFPLNQVVGADAAVESLPLLSAQVTELADGVFVGVSMNHSAGDGTAFWEFFNAWSEINRRGNEMSSRRPVQQQRWFTGTSPVPIAMPFSKLQHVVQRFQRPAAVAECFFTFSGASIKKLKARANDEIEMAGGAGAIIISSLQALLAHLWRAVCRARLARPEQETSYSMLVGCRGRVTGIPEDYMGNAVTFGKARSTAGEIMGNGLGWAALQLNRVVASFDEASVREWLGRWAADPRFVYNGEVSSGGTALATGSSPRFDVFGNDFGWGKPVAVRSGSGNKIDGKATVFQGPEEQGEGSMSLEVCVAPDVLDRLVNDLEFMDAVSVPT